From a region of the Pyrococcus kukulkanii genome:
- a CDS encoding SPL family radical SAM protein, whose product MKIIRKKVKTLYTRSKIPGIEWSVNQYVGCQFACKYCYAKEIVRREESWGTWVEVKVNAPDLARRRVKGTILMSSVSDPYQPIEAKLKLTRSVLRFMDKRNELMILTKSPLVVRDVDVLKLFPRVEVGLTVNSFEGKEKKLFEPLTPIQRVRINALKALYEEGIKNYAFISPIIPGITDVEEIIRETRDFVGWYFLEFLNLRKAGEEFRKNLEEEFPESYAVLTDYDKFTSYLRSIKDVLKRLNVRVEGIETHK is encoded by the coding sequence ATCAAGATAATTAGGAAAAAGGTAAAGACACTCTACACCCGCTCAAAGATCCCCGGGATAGAGTGGAGCGTTAATCAGTACGTCGGCTGTCAATTTGCCTGCAAATACTGCTACGCCAAGGAGATAGTTAGAAGGGAAGAGTCCTGGGGCACTTGGGTTGAAGTTAAGGTTAACGCACCCGATCTGGCGAGGAGGAGAGTCAAAGGCACTATTTTAATGTCCTCGGTGAGCGATCCATACCAGCCAATAGAGGCCAAGCTTAAGCTCACGAGAAGCGTTCTTAGGTTCATGGACAAGAGAAACGAACTCATGATTCTAACTAAGTCCCCCTTAGTCGTCAGGGACGTTGACGTTCTAAAGCTATTCCCCAGGGTAGAGGTTGGACTTACGGTGAATTCCTTCGAGGGGAAGGAAAAGAAGCTTTTCGAGCCCTTAACTCCCATCCAAAGGGTAAGGATCAACGCGCTCAAGGCTCTATATGAGGAGGGGATAAAGAACTACGCTTTTATCAGCCCAATAATTCCTGGGATAACGGACGTTGAGGAAATAATAAGGGAAACCAGAGACTTCGTCGGTTGGTACTTCCTAGAATTCTTGAACTTGAGGAAAGCTGGAGAAGAATTCAGGAAAAATTTGGAGGAGGAGTTCCCCGAGAGCTACGCTGTGCTAACAGACTATGATAAGTTTACTAGTTACCTAAGGAGCATTAAAGATGTTCTCAAAAGACTGAACGTTAGAGTGGAGGGAATCGAAACTCACAAATAG
- a CDS encoding uracil-xanthine permease family protein — MVPGVRVKIDEKVESKKAVLFGLQHVLAMFGATVAVPLVVGTAVGLSKHEIALMIQAVLLSMGIATLLQTTIGSRYPIVQGSSFAFIPGLISIGNSLGMAATQGALIVGGIIEALVGGLGIVGKVKKLFTPLVTGVTIMLIGFSLADVAVKYFFNYYADPSGASIPKATLVALITFATTVYIALKAKGALRAMPVIVGAFVGYLVSIPLGLTNFQLVHELPAVSVPKLFPWGTPVFDATAIITLLFAFMVSIIESVGDYHAISAIAEAPITNRHINRGIMSEGIACSIAGVLGACGTTSYSENIGLVALTKVASRYVVQVGGLILIVIAMFPKFAGILASMPAPVLGGLTLALYGMISVTGLRLIKERVELDDRNTLILAAALIAGLGAPQLPPEFLEHFPRIIASILESGMAVGAITAIVLDQLLR; from the coding sequence ATGGTTCCGGGTGTTAGGGTTAAAATAGATGAGAAGGTTGAATCTAAAAAAGCTGTTCTCTTCGGCCTTCAGCACGTTCTTGCAATGTTCGGAGCTACAGTGGCGGTGCCTCTAGTCGTCGGAACTGCAGTCGGTCTTTCAAAGCACGAGATAGCTTTGATGATCCAGGCGGTTCTCTTGTCGATGGGCATTGCAACCCTGCTCCAGACCACGATAGGCTCGAGGTATCCGATAGTTCAGGGGTCGAGCTTCGCCTTCATTCCTGGGCTCATAAGCATAGGGAACAGCCTCGGGATGGCGGCAACCCAGGGGGCCCTAATAGTCGGAGGAATCATTGAGGCACTTGTCGGTGGGCTTGGCATAGTGGGGAAGGTGAAGAAGCTCTTCACACCGCTTGTTACGGGAGTTACGATAATGCTAATAGGATTCTCCTTGGCGGACGTTGCGGTCAAGTACTTCTTCAACTACTACGCAGATCCCTCAGGAGCAAGCATTCCTAAGGCCACCTTAGTTGCCCTAATAACCTTCGCAACAACGGTCTACATAGCCTTAAAGGCTAAGGGAGCCTTAAGGGCAATGCCCGTGATAGTTGGAGCGTTCGTTGGTTATCTCGTTAGCATTCCACTGGGACTTACGAACTTCCAGCTAGTTCACGAGCTCCCCGCGGTGAGCGTTCCAAAGCTGTTTCCCTGGGGAACCCCCGTATTCGATGCAACCGCAATAATAACACTGCTCTTCGCGTTCATGGTGAGCATAATAGAGAGCGTCGGTGATTACCATGCTATCTCGGCTATAGCAGAGGCCCCCATCACCAATAGGCACATAAACAGGGGAATAATGAGTGAGGGGATTGCCTGCTCAATAGCTGGAGTTCTTGGAGCCTGCGGTACAACGAGCTACTCAGAGAACATTGGACTGGTAGCTTTGACTAAGGTGGCAAGCAGGTACGTGGTTCAGGTCGGGGGATTGATTCTGATCGTCATTGCGATGTTCCCCAAGTTCGCTGGAATTTTAGCATCGATGCCCGCCCCAGTATTAGGTGGATTAACGCTGGCCCTATATGGAATGATCAGCGTGACTGGCCTAAGGCTAATTAAGGAGAGAGTTGAACTTGATGACAGGAATACACTAATACTTGCTGCAGCACTAATAGCTGGACTCGGTGCACCTCAGCTACCTCCAGAGTTTCTCGAGCACTTTCCCAGGATAATCGCGAGTATACTAGAATCCGGAATGGCCGTTGGTGCTATTACGGCGATAGTTTTGGATCAGTTGCTGAGGTGA
- the upp gene encoding uracil phosphoribosyltransferase: protein MIEDKRWEKVYSFEDSPFIMEILTQLRDKNTGSIAFRKGLVKLGRYMAYEITKTMETETVKVETPLEETEGIIVKDRRNVVIVTVLRAAIPLMEGLIKVFEHARVGIVSAVRGKAPKFEIEMNYVKIPQIKPEDTVIIADPMIATGSTLTRVLEEVKKYGEPKRTVIVGVLAAPEGITKIKSKFPDVEIFVAKIDRELDDKGYILPGLGDAGDRAFGEPLKLTTLPQVHYIE, encoded by the coding sequence ATGATTGAGGATAAGAGGTGGGAGAAGGTTTACTCCTTTGAGGATTCCCCGTTTATTATGGAGATACTGACCCAGCTTAGGGACAAGAACACTGGTAGCATAGCCTTCAGGAAGGGTCTAGTCAAGCTTGGAAGGTACATGGCCTATGAAATTACGAAGACAATGGAAACTGAGACCGTAAAAGTTGAGACCCCTCTGGAGGAGACCGAGGGAATAATAGTCAAGGATAGGAGGAACGTAGTTATAGTTACAGTCCTCAGGGCTGCAATTCCCTTAATGGAAGGGCTAATTAAGGTATTTGAGCACGCAAGGGTTGGAATTGTGTCGGCAGTAAGGGGCAAGGCTCCAAAGTTCGAAATCGAGATGAACTACGTTAAGATACCTCAGATAAAGCCTGAAGATACCGTGATAATAGCAGATCCAATGATAGCGACCGGATCAACACTGACAAGGGTGTTGGAAGAAGTAAAGAAGTACGGCGAGCCAAAGAGGACTGTAATCGTTGGCGTTCTTGCTGCACCTGAGGGGATTACAAAGATAAAGAGCAAGTTCCCAGACGTTGAGATATTCGTGGCGAAGATAGATAGAGAGTTAGACGACAAAGGCTACATCCTTCCTGGCCTTGGAGATGCAGGTGACAGGGCATTCGGTGAGCCTCTAAAGCTAACTACCCTTCCCCAGGTTCACTATATCGAGTGA
- a CDS encoding molybdopterin-dependent oxidoreductase, protein MRDCYDTCSIISDFKNGRLTVRGNPEHPITRGFLCPKGALLPKWFHSKERLRKPLILEGKKGSGEFREASWKEALNLIAENINETIREYGSYSVLVYKYAGDRGVVSYYFPMRLFHYLNASTIDGAICDRAGQEALKDVYGTAVGMDPEKLKKSRLIVYWGINAFWTNLHGFMLVKKYGLEIWTVDVIRTETAKKSDKFFQIRPDTDVLFTLGVAKVIIEDRLYDKEFIKDNVYGFKEFKNYVKTLSLDYVAQETGLSVERIEEFAREFAEKKGVIHIGYGLQRSLAGGEAVRAIAILPALVGHKFGFIYDMKTIDKSYAQAKFLRTKPENLIPQMELAEAIEDGEVKFLYIYNSNPLASYPNQNRLRRAIKKSDVFIVTHDVFLTDTALYSDVVLPANTFFERLDIVDSYYHRYVLLNEPVTKGPGKSNSEVTRLIAKALGIKNRYLYESDEAVIKRVLADNGISWEELKKKGFVKIPEKPRKWNTPSGKIEFYSQRAVRRGLSPLPKYERYSGNYPLRLLSPTYRMTITSQYHNTHGMIDPSLYMNPKDAKKRGIKDGDKVRVFNELGEIVTTVKLTEDVPQGVVLLYKAFWPSILGWNVNFLTTDKKVEKYGKGSAFHSTWVEVTRYSEPGEG, encoded by the coding sequence ATGAGGGACTGCTACGATACATGCTCGATAATATCAGACTTTAAGAACGGCAGACTCACGGTTAGGGGAAATCCGGAACATCCAATAACGCGAGGATTTCTCTGCCCAAAGGGGGCATTACTGCCCAAGTGGTTCCACTCAAAGGAGAGGCTAAGGAAACCATTAATCCTCGAAGGAAAGAAGGGTAGTGGAGAGTTTAGAGAGGCAAGCTGGAAGGAGGCACTAAATCTCATTGCAGAGAATATCAATGAGACTATAAGGGAGTATGGAAGTTATTCTGTACTTGTTTACAAATATGCGGGAGATAGAGGAGTCGTGAGTTATTACTTCCCCATGAGGCTCTTTCACTACCTAAATGCATCCACAATAGATGGGGCAATCTGCGATAGGGCTGGGCAGGAGGCCCTAAAGGATGTTTATGGAACGGCTGTAGGAATGGATCCAGAAAAGCTAAAGAAAAGTAGGCTAATAGTCTACTGGGGAATTAACGCTTTCTGGACTAACCTGCACGGCTTCATGCTTGTGAAAAAGTATGGACTTGAGATCTGGACGGTTGATGTCATAAGAACGGAAACGGCCAAGAAAAGTGATAAGTTCTTCCAGATAAGGCCCGATACAGATGTTCTTTTTACCCTTGGCGTGGCTAAGGTGATCATCGAGGATAGATTGTACGATAAGGAGTTCATTAAGGACAACGTCTATGGATTTAAAGAATTCAAGAATTATGTAAAAACGTTATCATTGGATTACGTGGCCCAGGAAACCGGGCTTAGCGTTGAGAGAATTGAAGAGTTTGCGAGGGAATTCGCTGAGAAGAAAGGGGTAATTCATATAGGCTACGGCCTCCAGCGCTCATTAGCTGGGGGAGAAGCAGTGAGGGCAATTGCAATCCTTCCAGCTTTAGTTGGCCATAAGTTTGGATTTATCTATGACATGAAAACCATAGACAAGAGCTACGCCCAAGCGAAATTCCTGAGAACTAAGCCTGAAAATCTAATTCCTCAGATGGAGCTAGCTGAGGCTATCGAAGATGGCGAGGTTAAGTTCCTCTATATCTACAACTCAAACCCCTTAGCGAGCTATCCAAACCAGAATAGGCTAAGAAGGGCGATCAAGAAAAGTGATGTATTCATAGTTACCCACGATGTATTCTTAACTGATACAGCCCTGTACTCGGACGTAGTTTTACCAGCCAACACTTTCTTTGAGAGACTTGATATAGTGGACTCCTACTATCACAGGTACGTTCTACTGAACGAGCCGGTCACAAAGGGCCCAGGAAAGAGCAACAGCGAAGTAACTAGATTAATAGCTAAGGCACTAGGCATAAAGAACAGGTATCTCTATGAGAGTGATGAAGCCGTGATAAAGAGAGTTCTCGCGGACAATGGAATCAGTTGGGAAGAACTAAAAAAGAAGGGATTCGTTAAAATTCCTGAAAAGCCCAGAAAGTGGAACACACCAAGCGGAAAGATAGAATTCTACTCTCAAAGGGCCGTTAGAAGGGGGTTAAGTCCGTTGCCCAAGTACGAGAGGTATTCGGGGAATTATCCGCTAAGGCTGTTAAGCCCAACCTACAGGATGACGATAACTAGCCAATACCACAACACCCACGGAATGATAGATCCAAGCCTCTACATGAACCCTAAAGATGCCAAGAAGAGGGGAATTAAAGATGGAGATAAAGTTAGGGTCTTCAATGAGCTAGGAGAGATAGTAACAACGGTAAAGCTCACGGAGGACGTTCCCCAGGGAGTAGTTCTACTATACAAAGCCTTTTGGCCTTCAATACTTGGATGGAACGTCAACTTCCTAACAACTGATAAAAAGGTAGAAAAGTACGGGAAGGGCTCAGCCTTTCATTCAACATGGGTTGAGGTCACTCGATATAGTGAACCTGGGGAAGGGTAG
- a CDS encoding sodium/proline symporter has product MNFGVLFGFLVYLGILAYIGWWANRYTKTEDQYFVGGRKVHVLAATLSDKASDFSGWLMLGYPGSAFKAGLGAFWAAIGCLYGTLADYLLIGPRLRIYAGKFRAITLPDYLEARLKDNTKLIRILSAAIILVFMTAYVAAQFTAGGKTFAEGFGVSVTTGILITVVILTAYVITGGFFAVVWTDVVQAMFMLMTLIIVPILALVEVGGLDSATAAIASVDPAKLHPFGGKTGFAALIFAIGYASWIVGYLGQPHIVTRYMSVEDPRKLRRPGIFISGIWTTIVLWGAFFAGFLGYAMVVKGLIKVDDPEKIVPALAVHFLPSWLAGFVIAGIISAVMSTADSQLLVASSAIARDIYHKVLGQELGKKQMVNISRVVVSIVALIALIFAIKGPGVIYQMVATAWGGLAVGFGPILTLSLWWKRVTKEAGIVGMAYGLVSEVLLEAKIYGWAFNPNAPGFFGTLGRIFDGVPVFFINFFVTLFIIIIVSLLTKPPEDVVKLHEQLFTKVPIERTEKRAIARTMSQAENVFAFATSSGLL; this is encoded by the coding sequence ATGAACTTTGGCGTGCTCTTTGGGTTCTTGGTATATTTAGGTATACTAGCATATATAGGATGGTGGGCCAATAGATATACAAAGACTGAGGATCAGTACTTCGTTGGTGGGAGGAAAGTTCATGTTCTCGCGGCAACTTTGTCGGATAAGGCAAGTGATTTTTCAGGCTGGCTAATGCTTGGTTATCCTGGGAGCGCATTTAAAGCAGGACTTGGTGCTTTCTGGGCCGCAATAGGCTGTCTCTACGGAACCTTAGCGGATTATCTGCTAATAGGTCCGAGGCTAAGGATCTATGCGGGAAAGTTCAGGGCAATAACTCTGCCCGACTACTTGGAGGCAAGGCTAAAGGACAACACGAAACTGATAAGAATCCTAAGTGCAGCCATAATCCTCGTCTTCATGACAGCCTACGTTGCCGCCCAGTTTACCGCGGGAGGAAAGACCTTTGCAGAGGGCTTTGGAGTAAGCGTTACAACTGGCATACTAATTACGGTGGTAATTCTGACAGCTTATGTGATTACTGGAGGTTTCTTTGCAGTAGTTTGGACCGATGTAGTTCAGGCAATGTTCATGTTGATGACGCTGATAATAGTTCCAATCTTAGCGTTAGTTGAGGTTGGTGGCCTTGATTCTGCAACTGCTGCAATAGCCTCAGTTGATCCGGCAAAACTCCATCCATTCGGTGGTAAAACAGGTTTTGCAGCCCTGATATTTGCAATAGGTTATGCCTCGTGGATAGTTGGTTACCTCGGACAGCCCCATATAGTCACAAGGTACATGAGCGTTGAGGATCCCAGGAAGCTTAGGAGGCCCGGAATATTCATCAGCGGTATCTGGACCACAATAGTTCTTTGGGGTGCTTTCTTCGCTGGCTTCCTGGGGTATGCAATGGTCGTTAAGGGCCTTATCAAAGTCGATGATCCCGAAAAGATAGTTCCAGCTTTGGCAGTTCACTTCCTACCGAGTTGGCTTGCCGGTTTCGTTATCGCGGGAATAATATCCGCGGTAATGAGTACAGCTGATTCTCAGTTATTAGTTGCATCATCTGCAATAGCGAGGGATATCTATCACAAGGTTCTTGGTCAGGAACTTGGTAAGAAGCAAATGGTGAACATTTCAAGGGTAGTTGTAAGCATTGTTGCATTAATAGCCTTAATATTTGCCATAAAGGGCCCAGGAGTGATTTATCAAATGGTGGCAACGGCCTGGGGAGGACTTGCCGTAGGTTTTGGCCCAATACTGACCCTTAGCCTATGGTGGAAGAGGGTAACGAAGGAGGCAGGGATAGTTGGCATGGCCTATGGTTTGGTCAGCGAAGTTCTCTTGGAGGCAAAGATCTATGGTTGGGCCTTCAATCCAAACGCTCCAGGATTCTTTGGAACCCTTGGCAGGATATTTGATGGCGTTCCAGTTTTCTTCATAAACTTCTTCGTTACCCTCTTCATCATAATAATAGTCAGCCTCCTCACGAAGCCTCCCGAAGATGTAGTCAAGTTGCATGAGCAACTCTTCACCAAGGTTCCAATTGAGAGGACGGAAAAGAGGGCTATTGCAAGGACAATGAGCCAGGCAGAAAACGTGTTCGCCTTTGCAACTTCTTCTGGTCTTCTCTGA
- a CDS encoding FAD-dependent oxidoreductase — translation MRPLDLTKKNGKKIRVFFEGRELEAYEGEKLTISLLANGVYWLTTSSEGRKRGAFTFGPVPMVVNGVKNVDARKTKVQDGMKVERQVYGEFQEEPVGDYSGSVKEVVVDVAVIGGGPAGLGAALELQDNLTVALIEEKGWLGGDLWIRSVEVEDFGNPKRAVEDLKEELNENVRVFLGSSALGVFEKGEYFLVPVAKDNELVEILAKRVVLATGAVESIMLFENNDMPGVFRRDFALEAMNVWEVAPGWNVAVTGSKAEEVIEELERWGIDYVHIPNVKRVEGEEKVEKVIDMNGNEYKVDALVFADGRRPDINPITQAGGRLFFRRGYFRPLIDQQHRIRQGIYVAGSAVSIKPHYANYIEGRLVGAYILREFGFESEPCVYEEKLNEYEPEALQVPKIPFDKFNLEDVQICGCDVSLKKVDDVVRRGITDLQIIKRLTHLAMGFCQGRYCLFNGAVVVAQRTGKKLSEIDLPVARSPIKNVRMGVLARR, via the coding sequence TTGAGGCCACTAGACCTCACAAAGAAGAATGGGAAAAAGATCAGGGTTTTCTTTGAAGGAAGAGAACTCGAGGCCTACGAAGGTGAGAAACTCACGATTTCTCTACTCGCTAATGGGGTTTACTGGTTGACAACTAGCAGTGAAGGGAGAAAAAGGGGAGCATTTACATTTGGTCCCGTTCCCATGGTGGTGAATGGTGTAAAGAACGTTGACGCCAGGAAAACAAAGGTTCAAGATGGTATGAAAGTTGAGAGGCAGGTTTATGGAGAGTTTCAAGAGGAACCAGTTGGAGACTACTCTGGGAGCGTTAAGGAGGTTGTTGTGGATGTTGCAGTCATCGGAGGGGGGCCTGCAGGTCTGGGTGCAGCTCTTGAGCTCCAAGACAATTTGACCGTGGCCTTAATTGAGGAAAAGGGATGGCTTGGTGGAGATTTATGGATAAGGAGTGTTGAAGTTGAGGACTTTGGAAATCCCAAGAGGGCCGTAGAGGATTTAAAGGAGGAGTTAAACGAAAACGTGAGGGTGTTTCTTGGTAGTTCCGCCCTTGGTGTCTTCGAGAAAGGTGAGTACTTCTTAGTCCCTGTTGCTAAGGACAATGAATTAGTCGAGATCTTGGCTAAGAGAGTAGTTCTCGCAACGGGAGCCGTTGAGAGCATAATGCTCTTCGAAAACAATGACATGCCCGGAGTCTTTAGGAGGGACTTTGCTTTAGAGGCAATGAACGTTTGGGAAGTTGCCCCAGGATGGAACGTAGCAGTAACTGGAAGCAAAGCAGAGGAGGTCATTGAAGAGCTTGAAAGGTGGGGAATCGACTACGTTCACATTCCAAACGTCAAGAGGGTGGAGGGAGAGGAGAAAGTTGAGAAAGTTATAGATATGAATGGCAACGAATACAAAGTTGATGCTTTAGTGTTCGCCGATGGAAGGAGGCCAGACATAAATCCAATAACTCAAGCTGGGGGTAGGCTCTTCTTCAGAAGAGGGTACTTTAGGCCACTAATAGATCAGCAGCACAGGATAAGGCAGGGAATATATGTTGCTGGGAGCGCTGTGTCGATTAAGCCTCATTACGCCAACTACATAGAAGGCAGATTAGTGGGGGCCTACATCTTGAGGGAATTTGGATTTGAGAGTGAGCCCTGTGTTTACGAGGAAAAGCTTAATGAGTACGAGCCGGAAGCACTTCAAGTTCCAAAAATACCCTTCGACAAGTTCAACCTCGAAGACGTTCAGATATGCGGTTGTGATGTTTCTCTAAAGAAGGTTGATGATGTTGTCAGGAGGGGAATAACCGATCTCCAGATAATAAAGAGGCTCACTCATCTAGCGATGGGCTTCTGCCAGGGCAGGTATTGCCTCTTTAATGGAGCTGTCGTTGTCGCTCAAAGAACTGGAAAGAAGTTGAGTGAGATAGACTTGCCGGTGGCCAGATCACCCATAAAAAATGTTAGAATGGGTGTTCTCGCTAGGAGGTGA
- a CDS encoding NAD(P)/FAD-dependent oxidoreductase, translated as MLPERAEIVVIGGGIVGVTIAHELARRGEDVVVLEKRFIGSGSTFRCGTGIRQQFNDEANVRVMKRSVELWKKYSEEYNFSFEQTGYLFLLYDEKEVEEFKRNVKIQNKFGVPTRLITPEEAKEIVPLLDTSEVIAASWNPTDGKADPFASTTAFALKAKEYGAKLLEYTEVKGFIIEDGEIRGVKTNRGVIKTGIVVNATNAWAKLINAMVGINVKIPIEPYKHQAVITQPIKRGTIRPMVISFKYGHAYLTQTSHGGIIGGVGYEMGPTYDLTPTYEFLREVSYYFTKIIPALKDLLILRTWAGYYAKTPDSNPAIGKINELSDYYIAAGFSGHGFMMAPAVAEMLADLITKGKSSLPVEWYDPYRFERGELRSTALQMG; from the coding sequence ATGCTACCCGAAAGAGCTGAGATCGTTGTTATCGGTGGGGGAATAGTTGGAGTTACCATAGCCCATGAGCTCGCGAGGAGGGGAGAGGACGTTGTGGTTCTGGAGAAGAGGTTTATTGGATCCGGATCAACATTCCGTTGTGGAACTGGAATAAGACAACAGTTTAATGATGAGGCAAATGTAAGAGTAATGAAAAGATCCGTGGAACTGTGGAAAAAGTACAGTGAGGAGTACAACTTCTCATTTGAGCAGACAGGCTATCTCTTCCTTCTGTACGATGAAAAGGAAGTTGAGGAGTTTAAGAGGAACGTAAAAATCCAAAACAAGTTTGGCGTGCCAACGAGGCTTATAACACCTGAGGAAGCCAAAGAGATTGTGCCTCTGCTAGACACGAGTGAAGTGATCGCCGCTTCATGGAATCCCACCGATGGAAAGGCTGATCCCTTTGCCTCAACAACAGCCTTTGCCCTAAAGGCAAAAGAGTATGGAGCCAAGTTGCTGGAGTATACTGAGGTAAAGGGTTTCATAATCGAGGATGGTGAAATAAGGGGAGTTAAGACCAACAGGGGTGTAATTAAGACGGGAATTGTTGTTAATGCAACAAATGCGTGGGCCAAGCTAATCAATGCAATGGTCGGGATTAACGTTAAAATTCCAATTGAGCCGTACAAGCATCAAGCGGTAATTACGCAGCCAATAAAGAGGGGCACTATAAGGCCGATGGTAATCTCCTTCAAGTACGGCCATGCTTATCTAACCCAAACCTCCCATGGCGGGATTATTGGAGGTGTGGGATACGAGATGGGGCCAACGTATGATCTAACGCCAACCTATGAATTCCTCAGGGAGGTAAGTTATTACTTCACGAAGATAATCCCCGCCTTGAAAGACCTTTTGATCTTGAGAACGTGGGCCGGTTATTACGCGAAGACACCAGACAGCAATCCGGCAATAGGAAAGATCAATGAGCTTAGTGATTACTACATAGCGGCGGGCTTCAGTGGGCATGGCTTCATGATGGCTCCCGCAGTTGCCGAGATGCTTGCTGACTTGATAACTAAAGGTAAATCAAGCCTGCCTGTTGAGTGGTACGATCCCTACAGATTTGAGAGGGGAGAACTGAGGAGCACGGCCCTCCAGATGGGCTGA
- a CDS encoding ABC transporter permease yields the protein MGVLNIAIKEFEVGIRTKRFYATIFMFFILALVSIKTTNMFRGDSPITLNIEQLYNTPFQALFLSSFASAFNYAIALLGILLGATSINQEIRDGTIKLLYSKPIYRDTIIWGKLLGSILTIAVTVGLFYVFMVGIALIFGKPVTGYDISRLLALYPFTVLYGLAFYSLGLLLSVLIKTPINSLVAGVLAFIFIAIIIPVIVAPLAAFVIAGSPQISYSPAEFQMSNISNGSTVAYEVAYNPFEDKEFMEWMDKYMNVYRKITYISLTQDFGEITGIMFGRKTTEDILSAMGQLFSIEEEGNYKLVEERSIGEAISLVMGNIAALFISIFIFLIPAYLKFAKIDLR from the coding sequence ATGGGAGTACTAAACATCGCAATAAAAGAGTTTGAGGTAGGAATTAGAACGAAAAGGTTTTATGCGACAATCTTTATGTTCTTCATCCTTGCACTAGTATCCATAAAAACAACAAATATGTTCCGAGGGGACTCTCCCATCACTTTGAATATAGAGCAATTGTACAATACCCCTTTTCAGGCACTTTTTCTGTCATCTTTTGCCTCTGCCTTCAATTATGCTATTGCCCTACTAGGTATCCTCTTGGGAGCAACTTCAATAAACCAGGAGATAAGAGACGGAACAATCAAATTATTGTACTCGAAGCCGATATATAGGGACACAATTATTTGGGGAAAATTATTGGGTAGTATTTTGACAATAGCAGTAACAGTTGGGTTGTTCTATGTCTTTATGGTAGGTATTGCTTTAATCTTTGGAAAGCCAGTAACGGGATATGATATTTCAAGGCTTCTGGCATTGTATCCCTTTACCGTTCTTTACGGCTTGGCTTTTTATTCCCTGGGGTTGTTGCTTTCAGTTTTGATTAAAACTCCAATTAATAGTCTTGTAGCTGGGGTACTAGCTTTCATTTTCATAGCCATAATAATCCCAGTTATCGTTGCTCCCCTTGCAGCTTTTGTAATTGCTGGCTCTCCTCAAATTTCATATTCCCCAGCAGAGTTCCAAATGTCAAATATATCAAATGGTTCGACGGTGGCCTATGAGGTTGCATACAATCCATTTGAGGATAAAGAGTTCATGGAGTGGATGGATAAATATATGAATGTGTATAGGAAAATCACCTACATTTCCTTAACCCAGGACTTTGGAGAGATTACCGGAATAATGTTTGGCAGGAAAACTACTGAGGATATACTAAGTGCCATGGGTCAACTATTTAGCATAGAAGAGGAAGGAAATTATAAACTTGTGGAGGAGAGGTCAATAGGAGAAGCGATAAGTTTAGTTATGGGGAATATAGCAGCCCTATTTATTTCAATTTTCATTTTCCTTATACCCGCATATTTGAAATTCGCCAAGATTGATCTGAGGTGA
- a CDS encoding ABC transporter ATP-binding protein encodes MNVIEIKNLTKSYGKFKAVDNLSITVERGIVFGFLGPNGAGKTTTILSMLGLIIPDSGEVRILGYDIFKEPIKAKERLGFLPENATIYEELTAWRNLDFFASFYNMSKAEKEKRIEELLKLVGLWDVRYRKVKTFSKGMKQRLLLAQALINDPELLILDEPTSGLDPEGAHLVKSIIREQRKAGKTIFFSSHILSEVEELADKVGIIVKGKLRTVGTLDEIKKQFMELEGYEIKIETKQALPEIEHPEIIRIEKLADNRAIIFAKSDIREEISEMLSAKGITILSLEIEEPSLEDVFLRTIYRRE; translated from the coding sequence ATGAATGTTATTGAGATTAAGAACCTAACAAAAAGCTATGGGAAGTTTAAAGCCGTTGATAACCTAAGCATAACGGTTGAAAGGGGTATAGTTTTTGGATTTTTAGGGCCGAATGGTGCTGGAAAAACTACGACTATCCTTAGCATGCTTGGCTTGATAATCCCTGACAGTGGGGAGGTGAGGATCCTTGGATATGACATATTTAAGGAGCCAATAAAAGCCAAGGAAAGGCTTGGATTTCTACCTGAGAATGCCACAATATACGAAGAGCTAACGGCGTGGAGAAACCTTGACTTCTTTGCAAGCTTCTACAATATGTCGAAGGCAGAAAAAGAGAAGAGAATCGAAGAGTTGCTGAAGCTCGTTGGCCTTTGGGATGTAAGGTACAGGAAGGTAAAAACATTTTCTAAAGGAATGAAACAGAGACTTCTGTTGGCTCAGGCATTGATAAACGATCCCGAGCTCCTAATACTTGATGAACCAACGAGCGGACTTGACCCAGAGGGTGCCCATCTTGTTAAAAGCATAATTAGGGAGCAGAGAAAGGCCGGCAAGACGATATTCTTCTCTTCCCACATACTTAGCGAAGTCGAAGAGTTAGCAGACAAAGTGGGCATTATAGTAAAAGGAAAACTGAGAACCGTTGGAACACTTGATGAGATAAAGAAGCAGTTCATGGAACTTGAGGGTTACGAAATAAAGATAGAAACTAAACAAGCCCTCCCCGAAATTGAACATCCTGAAATAATAAGAATCGAGAAACTTGCCGACAATAGGGCGATAATATTTGCAAAGAGCGATATAAGGGAGGAGATAAGTGAAATGCTGTCCGCCAAGGGAATTACGATACTTAGCTTAGAAATTGAAGAGCCCAGCTTGGAGGATGTGTTTCTCAGGACAATTTATAGGAGGGAGTGA